TTAAGGTGATTTTTTATTTCCCTTCTTAATCTCCTTACCTTAACATGTCATTAAAATTAGCTTAAATCTTGATCAATCATACATAGGACTAGCTTGAATAATGGTATGCTTTTCAGTGAAAAGACAATAAGATGCGAGGAGAGAAAAAATGAACCAACGTGTAGAAGCAGTCGATGCAATTCGTGGTTTCGCCTTATTCGGTATTTTGCTCGTTAATATGACTATATTTCAATACGGAATGTTCGGTAGTGAAAAACCAACTTATTTATTTGGAAAACTTGATGAAGGTGCTAACTGGTTTATTCAATTTTTCGGCACGCATAACTTCATTTCCCTATTCTCTTTTTTATTTGGTCTTAGCATTATTTTGTTACAAAAAAGTATTACAGCTAAAGGAAGATCCTTCTTCCCCACTTATATAAGACGTATTATTATTTTGTTAATTCTAGGGTACATTCATGGTGTTTTTATTTGGGACGGAGATATTTTATTCGCATACGGAATTGTAGGGATTTTCTTAATGATGTTTATAAATCGAAAACCGAAAACATTACTTATTTGGGCCTCTATCCTGCTCGCACTAATCATACTCATATCTTACCCTACTGGATCAACTACGAATATGTATGAAGATTTCGCACCATATATCGCAAAGGAGCAACAGGTTCATGAAAATGGAAGTTATATAGGGCATGTTCAGTTCCGTCTGACTGAAAATCCTTTCGAATATATGGGTATTACTGGATTTGTTGGTACATTTTCCTTAACCCTTTTAGTCATTATTTTGATGACCCCTCTTTTCTTATTAGGAATGTATATCGGAAAAAAAGGATGGCTATTTGAAATAGATAAGCACATATCTGCCTTCAAAAAGACTTGGCTTATAAGTGGTATCTTTTCTTTTTCAATAAAAGGCTTAGAATTGCTCACAAATCAGCCATTTCTCACTATGTTAAAAGACAGTGTCGTACCAGTAAGCATGACCTTCTTTTACGGAAGCTCCATTATCTTATTATTCCATTATAAAAAAGCATCACGTCTACTAACATACATGGCTAATATGGGAAAAATGTCGGTTAGTAATTACTTAGCACAATCCATTATCGCGACAACCATTTTTTATGCGTACGGGTTTGGCCTATTCGGTAAAATCGGCTACTTCTTCGGCATCCTTTTAACAATAGGGATTTATACGATTCAACTATTTGCTAGTACCTACTGGCTGCGGAAATATCGGATGGGACCTGTTGAATATGTGTGGAGACTGGGAACTTATTTGGAGAAACCACGATTTAAAAGAAATTTGGATAAAGCAAGCTAAACAAAAAAGCAATGAGCTCACGCGCTCATTGCTTTTCTTATTCTTATAACATAACACCAACGATAACCGCTGATAATATACTTACTAACGTTGCACCGTATACAAGTTTTAATCCGAAAGA
The DNA window shown above is from Bacillus clarus and carries:
- a CDS encoding DUF418 domain-containing protein, with translation MNQRVEAVDAIRGFALFGILLVNMTIFQYGMFGSEKPTYLFGKLDEGANWFIQFFGTHNFISLFSFLFGLSIILLQKSITAKGRSFFPTYIRRIIILLILGYIHGVFIWDGDILFAYGIVGIFLMMFINRKPKTLLIWASILLALIILISYPTGSTTNMYEDFAPYIAKEQQVHENGSYIGHVQFRLTENPFEYMGITGFVGTFSLTLLVIILMTPLFLLGMYIGKKGWLFEIDKHISAFKKTWLISGIFSFSIKGLELLTNQPFLTMLKDSVVPVSMTFFYGSSIILLFHYKKASRLLTYMANMGKMSVSNYLAQSIIATTIFYAYGFGLFGKIGYFFGILLTIGIYTIQLFASTYWLRKYRMGPVEYVWRLGTYLEKPRFKRNLDKAS